Proteins from a single region of Mailhella massiliensis:
- a CDS encoding response regulator transcription factor codes for MIETLRRQVSIPNLKFLICTGNRELMLNIFNYMEPIGYHLDNCSNSDELLEALLTSNYDALIFDSDMKDRQGIPLYGRLRLNGYSGIIFLMAKETSWEHFQYYIDGGADGVISVPIHMLEFEVRLLAGIRLAQKHFFSTSISWEGIEIDMEAHTVTSEGKELALSPQLFTLLSCLMKSAPRVVSHHELKSRLYGNTPPNSNAFQVAIHQLRRALQNINKPILKTVPKVGFRLDYMPRT; via the coding sequence ATGATAGAAACCCTGAGAAGACAGGTTTCCATTCCGAATCTTAAATTCCTTATCTGCACAGGCAATAGGGAACTTATGTTGAATATTTTTAATTATATGGAGCCTATTGGCTATCATCTCGATAATTGCTCAAACAGTGATGAACTTTTGGAAGCTCTCCTTACATCAAATTATGATGCCCTGATCTTTGACAGCGATATGAAGGACAGGCAGGGTATTCCCTTGTACGGAAGGCTGCGCCTGAACGGCTACAGCGGAATCATATTTCTTATGGCTAAGGAAACTTCATGGGAACACTTTCAATACTATATTGACGGCGGCGCCGACGGGGTCATCTCCGTTCCCATCCACATGCTGGAGTTTGAAGTCAGGCTCCTTGCAGGCATACGCCTGGCGCAGAAGCATTTCTTTTCCACCAGCATATCGTGGGAAGGCATCGAGATAGACATGGAGGCGCATACCGTGACCAGCGAAGGGAAGGAACTCGCGCTTTCCCCCCAGCTGTTCACGCTGCTTTCCTGTCTGATGAAGTCGGCTCCCAGAGTCGTCAGCCATCACGAGCTGAAATCCCGTCTTTACGGCAATACGCCGCCGAACAGCAACGCCTTTCAGGTGGCGATTCATCAGCTGCGCAGAGCGCTTCAGAATATCAACAAGCCCATTCTGAAAACGGTGCCGAAGGTCGGCTTTCGCCTGGACTACATGCCGAGAACCTGA
- a CDS encoding outer membrane homotrimeric porin encodes MKKIATLLLAAGLTVSAYAPASAVDVKVDGEYLINFITGERAGTGQNFDNAGQRLRLGMSLTASEYLSGYFQVQTGTSPDSTGVYDWGSDPSGNSTAIGMRQAYVDWMIPQTGVKVRMGRQLIGLPEDAFGKNAVMHPGWQGRDGISVSAPVADWLDVSAFWLRGAYDSEGDDAFGYGNDTDQSRKSDFFSVMTNFRFDGFSFSPYVMYAALDKSRENKLSNGDFIGDMVLADGNAFWAGTNFIMSRFDPFRLKVSGAYGMIAYDTTDGMLPNDRSGWYVQAKASYDTDWGRPVFGGWYASGDDKDVQYLGQDWIPSWAGRFHPTIAYTGGEFGLYDNNTRHSIAGTWGLQAGIENVSFLEGLSHTFTVSWFQGTNEAGNALRTSGADINPVHYMTSRDNAVEFNLASTYNIYKNLSACLELAYIITDYDEGDHVAWASAHDIDKDSWSTALTFSYKF; translated from the coding sequence ATGAAAAAAATTGCCACACTTCTTCTTGCGGCAGGGCTTACCGTTTCGGCGTATGCTCCTGCGTCCGCCGTCGACGTCAAGGTGGACGGCGAATACCTGATCAACTTCATTACGGGCGAACGCGCCGGTACCGGTCAGAATTTCGACAACGCCGGTCAGCGTCTGCGTCTCGGCATGTCGCTCACCGCCAGCGAATACCTGTCCGGCTACTTCCAGGTTCAGACCGGTACCAGCCCCGACAGCACCGGCGTGTATGACTGGGGTTCCGATCCTTCCGGCAACAGCACCGCCATCGGTATGCGTCAGGCCTATGTCGACTGGATGATTCCCCAGACCGGGGTGAAGGTCCGCATGGGTCGTCAGCTCATCGGTCTGCCTGAAGATGCCTTCGGCAAAAACGCGGTCATGCATCCCGGCTGGCAGGGCAGAGACGGTATTTCCGTTTCCGCCCCTGTTGCCGACTGGCTGGATGTTTCCGCCTTCTGGCTGCGCGGCGCCTATGACAGCGAGGGCGACGACGCATTCGGGTACGGCAACGATACCGACCAGTCCAGAAAGTCCGACTTCTTCAGCGTCATGACGAACTTCCGGTTCGACGGCTTCTCCTTCTCTCCCTATGTGATGTACGCCGCGCTGGACAAGTCCAGGGAGAACAAGCTCAGCAACGGCGACTTCATCGGCGACATGGTTCTGGCCGACGGCAATGCCTTCTGGGCGGGTACCAACTTCATCATGAGCCGTTTCGATCCGTTCCGGCTCAAGGTGTCCGGCGCCTACGGCATGATTGCCTACGACACCACCGACGGTATGCTCCCCAACGACAGAAGCGGCTGGTACGTCCAGGCGAAGGCCTCCTATGACACCGACTGGGGCAGGCCCGTTTTCGGCGGCTGGTATGCTTCCGGCGACGACAAGGACGTGCAGTACCTCGGGCAGGACTGGATTCCTTCCTGGGCGGGCCGCTTCCATCCCACCATTGCCTATACCGGCGGCGAATTCGGCCTTTATGACAACAATACCCGCCATTCCATTGCCGGCACCTGGGGCCTGCAGGCCGGCATCGAGAATGTCAGCTTCCTTGAAGGCCTGAGCCATACCTTCACCGTGAGCTGGTTCCAGGGCACCAACGAGGCCGGTAATGCGCTCAGAACGTCCGGGGCGGACATCAACCCCGTGCATTACATGACCTCCCGCGACAATGCCGTGGAATTCAACCTGGCTAGCACCTATAACATCTACAAGAACCTGAGCGCGTGCCTCGAACTTGCCTACATCATCACCGACTATGATGAAGGCGACCATGTGGCCTGGGCCTCCGCCCACGACATCGACAAGGATTCCTGGAGCACGGCTCTGACCTTCAGCTACAAGTTCTAA
- a CDS encoding sulfite exporter TauE/SafE family protein → MTFAQLFCIAAVWLLGGFIHGVTSIGGGMIAMPVVTFLTTPRDAILISCLTGFIIPLALAIIYRRHILWREVLFLTLGCIPGIPAGLALLTTVSGPALLFGVGVMLIFFVAWQYLSRKVRPSLPYHPLTAFIAGVAGAFLTSCTSLGGPVLAVYAAFRGWEKEKALASTSMFFNFLNVGLIFGQWQAGLYSESLISAVSVSLPSAVLGVLISIPVVRRMPQQAFRKLLLGMILLSGLVLLYRSVM, encoded by the coding sequence ATGACCTTTGCCCAGCTTTTCTGTATTGCGGCCGTGTGGCTGCTCGGCGGCTTCATTCACGGGGTAACCTCCATAGGCGGCGGCATGATAGCCATGCCGGTGGTGACGTTCCTCACCACGCCGAGAGACGCCATTCTCATTTCCTGCCTTACGGGCTTCATTATTCCGCTGGCGCTGGCCATCATTTACCGGCGGCATATCCTGTGGCGCGAGGTGCTTTTTCTCACGCTGGGCTGCATTCCGGGCATTCCGGCCGGTCTTGCGCTGCTCACCACGGTTTCCGGCCCCGCGCTGCTCTTCGGCGTGGGCGTGATGCTGATATTCTTCGTGGCGTGGCAGTATCTTTCGCGCAAGGTGCGGCCTTCGCTGCCGTATCATCCCCTGACCGCCTTCATCGCCGGTGTGGCGGGGGCGTTCCTCACCTCCTGCACCAGTCTGGGCGGGCCCGTGCTTGCGGTGTACGCGGCCTTCCGCGGCTGGGAAAAGGAAAAGGCGCTCGCCTCCACCAGCATGTTCTTCAACTTCCTCAACGTGGGCCTCATTTTCGGCCAGTGGCAGGCGGGCCTTTACTCCGAAAGCCTCATCAGCGCGGTTTCGGTTTCCCTGCCCAGCGCGGTTCTCGGCGTGCTCATCAGCATTCCCGTGGTGCGCCGCATGCCGCAGCAGGCCTTCCGCAAGCTGCTGCTCGGCATGATTCTCCTCTCCGGGCTCGTGCTGCTCTACCGTTCGGTGATGTAG
- a CDS encoding MBL fold metallo-hydrolase → MKMSRRDFLALSCCAAGAALCPAFPASAAAADMNSAEVSRLFQEFGATRRMPEKLNAWLNDPACQKRAPYRAFDNVWQVGLTWVSAWAVNTNDGWVLIDTTHEPFTDFLLENLKTVGIAPENIRYVLMTHGHFDHVGGLARLKPLLKNARFVMTKKGWEESFRYAEQSKGTKNAWIMPEGIDIVAEDGQQISCGDNVFTVLDTPGHTWGTASYVYTVRHGGERRQAVTVGGQGLNAIEGPEQVRAYIASMKKLGDAALNIEVDLTAHPFSTGLTELIPALRSLKAADPHPLINRQKYLARLQGMIDGASARLELELKKAAS, encoded by the coding sequence ATGAAAATGTCCCGTCGCGATTTTCTTGCGCTGAGCTGCTGTGCCGCAGGCGCGGCCCTCTGCCCCGCGTTTCCCGCCTCCGCAGCCGCTGCGGATATGAATTCCGCCGAAGTGAGCCGCCTGTTTCAGGAATTCGGGGCCACCCGACGTATGCCCGAAAAGCTGAACGCATGGCTGAACGACCCCGCCTGCCAGAAACGCGCGCCGTACCGCGCCTTCGACAACGTATGGCAGGTGGGGCTGACCTGGGTATCGGCCTGGGCCGTGAACACGAATGACGGCTGGGTGCTCATCGACACCACGCACGAACCCTTTACGGACTTTCTGCTGGAAAACCTGAAAACCGTGGGCATAGCGCCGGAAAACATCCGCTATGTGCTCATGACGCACGGGCACTTCGACCATGTGGGCGGACTCGCCCGGCTGAAGCCTCTTCTGAAGAACGCCCGCTTCGTCATGACGAAAAAGGGCTGGGAGGAATCCTTCCGCTATGCCGAGCAGAGCAAGGGCACGAAAAACGCCTGGATCATGCCCGAAGGCATCGACATCGTTGCCGAAGACGGGCAGCAGATTTCCTGCGGCGACAACGTGTTCACCGTGCTGGACACGCCGGGCCACACCTGGGGCACGGCATCGTATGTCTATACGGTGCGGCACGGCGGGGAAAGGCGGCAGGCCGTCACCGTGGGCGGGCAGGGGCTGAACGCCATCGAGGGCCCGGAGCAGGTGCGCGCCTACATCGCCAGCATGAAAAAGCTGGGCGACGCGGCCCTGAATATCGAAGTGGACCTTACGGCCCACCCCTTCAGCACCGGCCTTACGGAACTCATCCCTGCGCTGCGGTCGCTGAAGGCCGCCGACCCGCACCCGCTCATCAACAGGCAGAAGTACCTTGCAAGGCTTCAGGGCATGATCGACGGAGCCTCCGCCCGGCTTGAGCTGGAGCTGAAGAAAGCCGCAAGCTGA
- a CDS encoding PaaI family thioesterase encodes MNQNPLSRKNHAPACLHEVLGMELAASQPGLATARMKVEDKVCQPFGFLSGGASLALMETLAGYGSLALCAPGEVPLGIQVSASHMRAVPRGGEVTATATLLQKTRHIHVWNVDIHDEEGRLVSSGRVTNCIKANALPA; translated from the coding sequence ATGAATCAGAACCCGCTTTCCCGGAAAAACCATGCCCCCGCCTGCCTGCACGAAGTGCTGGGCATGGAACTTGCCGCCTCGCAGCCGGGCCTCGCCACGGCCCGCATGAAGGTGGAAGACAAGGTATGCCAGCCCTTCGGATTTCTGAGCGGAGGGGCCTCTCTGGCGCTCATGGAAACGCTGGCGGGCTACGGTTCCCTGGCGCTCTGCGCGCCCGGAGAAGTGCCGCTCGGCATTCAGGTAAGCGCCAGCCACATGCGCGCCGTCCCCCGGGGAGGCGAAGTGACGGCCACGGCCACCCTTCTCCAGAAGACGCGGCACATCCATGTATGGAACGTGGATATTCACGATGAGGAAGGCAGGCTCGTTTCCTCCGGCCGCGTGACCAACTGCATCAAGGCGAACGCACTCCCGGCATAG
- the menB gene encoding 1,4-dihydroxy-2-naphthoyl-CoA synthase translates to MNKREWTPIRQYEDILFEFYNGIGKITINRPHRRNAFTPVTVAEIGDALHLCRESGDIRVVALTGAGDKAFCSGGDMNFKGRGGYVGQDGVPRLNVLDVQKQIRSLPKPVIAMVNGYAIGGGHVLHVVCDLTIASENARFGQTGPRVGSFDAGFGASYLARVVGQKKAREIWFLCRQYDAQQALAMGLVNAVVPQDALEDTMVEWAETMMQHSPLALRMIKAGLNAELDGQAGIQELAGDATLLYYLTDEAQEGGRAFLEKRRPDFSGNPLFP, encoded by the coding sequence ATGAACAAACGCGAATGGACTCCCATCAGGCAGTACGAGGACATCCTTTTTGAATTCTATAACGGCATAGGCAAAATCACCATCAACCGCCCGCATCGCCGCAACGCCTTCACGCCCGTGACGGTGGCGGAAATAGGCGACGCCCTGCACCTGTGCCGCGAATCCGGGGATATCCGCGTGGTGGCGCTCACCGGCGCGGGGGACAAGGCCTTCTGCAGCGGCGGCGACATGAACTTCAAGGGCCGCGGCGGTTATGTGGGGCAGGACGGCGTGCCCCGCCTCAACGTGCTCGACGTGCAGAAGCAGATCCGTTCCCTGCCCAAGCCCGTCATCGCCATGGTGAACGGCTACGCCATAGGCGGCGGCCATGTGCTGCATGTGGTGTGCGACCTTACCATCGCCTCGGAAAACGCCCGTTTCGGCCAGACCGGGCCGAGGGTGGGCAGCTTCGACGCAGGCTTCGGCGCATCCTACCTCGCGCGCGTGGTGGGGCAGAAGAAGGCCCGTGAAATCTGGTTCCTCTGCCGCCAGTACGACGCGCAGCAGGCCCTTGCCATGGGCCTTGTGAACGCGGTGGTTCCGCAGGATGCGCTGGAAGACACCATGGTGGAATGGGCCGAAACCATGATGCAGCACAGCCCCCTTGCCCTGCGCATGATCAAAGCCGGGCTCAACGCGGAACTGGACGGTCAGGCGGGCATTCAGGAACTGGCGGGCGACGCCACGCTGCTCTACTACCTCACCGACGAAGCGCAGGAAGGCGGCCGCGCCTTTCTGGAAAAGCGCCGTCCCGACTTTTCCGGCAACCCCCTCTTCCCGTAG
- a CDS encoding AMP-binding protein, which produces MNRLTLYGRSIGPEDVAHLRTHEKRCIREDLADFLEEWYGPSPTVTVQSSGSTGAPKIMHVEKERMRASARMTVSFLGLRRGDTALLCMPLRYIGAKMVVVRALEAGLDLWCEEPSGHALRGLAEAPRFLAMTPAQVFSTLESEEETALLKETAHLILGGSAVTGALARTLRDFPNNVWSTYGMTETLSHIALRRVSGPEASEWYTPFAGVKLRLTEEGALAIHAPAVCGTEIVTNDLALFDEAGRFRILGRRDNVINSGGVKLPMEKLEEELDLPRPFQITCVPDAHFGEAVCLLLEPGGEDPAPFLARLHPYARPRHVFTVEALPLTGSGKPDRAAARALAKSLMPPSAAEAPSEVHDD; this is translated from the coding sequence ATGAACCGCCTCACGCTCTACGGCCGCAGCATCGGCCCGGAAGATGTCGCGCATCTTCGCACGCACGAAAAGCGCTGCATACGCGAAGACCTCGCGGACTTTCTCGAAGAATGGTACGGCCCCTCCCCCACGGTGACGGTGCAGAGTTCCGGCTCCACGGGCGCGCCCAAAATCATGCATGTGGAAAAGGAACGTATGCGCGCAAGCGCCCGCATGACGGTTTCCTTTCTCGGGCTCAGGCGCGGCGACACGGCCCTTCTGTGTATGCCCCTGCGCTACATAGGCGCGAAAATGGTGGTGGTGCGCGCGCTGGAGGCCGGGCTCGACCTCTGGTGCGAGGAGCCTTCCGGTCATGCCCTGCGCGGCCTTGCCGAAGCGCCGCGCTTTCTGGCCATGACCCCGGCGCAGGTGTTTTCCACACTGGAAAGCGAAGAGGAAACCGCCCTTCTGAAAGAGACGGCGCACCTCATTCTGGGCGGAAGCGCCGTCACCGGCGCCCTTGCCCGCACGCTCCGGGACTTTCCGAACAACGTATGGTCCACCTACGGCATGACGGAAACGCTCTCGCACATTGCGCTGCGCCGCGTCAGCGGGCCGGAAGCCTCGGAATGGTACACGCCCTTTGCCGGGGTGAAGCTGCGCCTCACGGAAGAAGGCGCTCTGGCCATACACGCGCCCGCCGTATGCGGAACGGAAATCGTCACCAACGACCTCGCGCTCTTCGACGAGGCGGGGCGCTTCCGCATTCTGGGCCGCAGGGACAACGTCATCAACTCCGGCGGCGTAAAGCTGCCTATGGAAAAGCTGGAGGAGGAACTCGACCTGCCCCGCCCCTTCCAGATCACCTGCGTGCCGGACGCGCACTTCGGGGAGGCCGTATGCCTGCTGCTGGAACCGGGAGGGGAAGACCCCGCGCCCTTCCTTGCGCGCCTGCATCCCTACGCCCGGCCCCGGCATGTTTTTACGGTGGAAGCGCTGCCGCTCACCGGTTCCGGCAAACCGGACAGGGCCGCCGCCCGCGCCCTGGCAAAAAGCCTCATGCCGCCTTCCGCGGCAGAGGCCCCTTCGGAGGTGCACGATGACTGA
- a CDS encoding nucleoside recognition domain-containing protein, with the protein MTDAPLSPGRPEAPLPFRACAALVLTILFFSGAFSDAPGFLRCLDFSLLSGSFGKIAEEFTFLGKGGDGARYGFLFALSLVPGIMLALSVVEAAERMGALRAGQKLLTPLMRPLLGLPGSAALALISSLQSSDAGAAMTRGLSEQGLITEKEKTLFAAFQFCSASSVTVYLSMGVALFPFLSVPHLMPLGVILFYKVAGANFMRLYLRAVEKKEACHDA; encoded by the coding sequence ATGACTGACGCTCCCCTCTCCCCCGGCAGGCCCGAGGCCCCGCTCCCGTTCAGGGCCTGCGCGGCCCTTGTGCTGACCATACTCTTCTTCTCCGGCGCGTTTTCCGATGCGCCGGGCTTTCTGCGCTGTCTCGATTTTTCGCTGCTCAGCGGTTCCTTCGGAAAGATTGCGGAAGAGTTCACCTTCCTCGGCAAAGGCGGCGACGGGGCGCGCTACGGCTTTCTCTTCGCCCTTTCTCTGGTGCCCGGCATCATGCTGGCCCTCAGCGTGGTGGAAGCCGCGGAACGCATGGGCGCCCTGCGCGCAGGACAGAAACTGCTCACCCCGCTCATGCGGCCCCTGCTGGGGCTGCCCGGCTCGGCGGCGCTTGCGCTCATTTCCAGCCTGCAAAGCTCCGACGCGGGCGCGGCCATGACGCGCGGACTCTCGGAACAGGGCCTGATTACGGAAAAGGAAAAAACGCTCTTCGCCGCCTTCCAGTTCTGCTCCGCGTCTTCCGTTACCGTGTACCTCAGCATGGGCGTGGCGCTGTTCCCCTTCCTTTCCGTGCCGCACCTGATGCCGCTCGGCGTCATTCTCTTCTACAAGGTGGCAGGCGCCAACTTCATGCGCCTCTACCTGCGCGCCGTGGAAAAAAAGGAGGCCTGCCATGACGCATAG
- a CDS encoding YjiG family protein, whose product MTHSLYSAFVDGAVKGWKVATQNMLPNVVLAFAFIKLLQTSGLLDAVGHVCSPVMGLFGLPGEAVTVLISTWFSAGGGVGAAASLYSHGIMNADHVSIIMPAIFLMGAQIQYAGRILGVAGVNPGHYPVLYAIGIINAALAMLTMKFFFV is encoded by the coding sequence ATGACGCATAGCCTGTATTCCGCCTTTGTCGACGGCGCGGTCAAGGGCTGGAAGGTCGCCACGCAGAACATGCTTCCCAACGTGGTGCTCGCCTTCGCCTTCATCAAGCTGCTTCAGACAAGCGGCCTGCTCGACGCCGTGGGCCATGTCTGCTCCCCCGTCATGGGACTGTTCGGACTGCCCGGCGAGGCCGTCACCGTGCTCATCTCCACCTGGTTTTCCGCCGGCGGAGGCGTGGGCGCGGCCGCAAGCCTGTATTCCCACGGCATCATGAACGCAGACCATGTCAGCATCATCATGCCCGCCATCTTCCTCATGGGCGCACAGATACAGTACGCAGGCCGTATCCTCGGCGTCGCAGGCGTCAACCCCGGGCACTACCCCGTGCTCTATGCCATCGGCATCATCAACGCCGCCCTCGCCATGCTCACCATGAAGTTCTTCTTCGTGTAG
- a CDS encoding biotin attachment protein, translating into MRDIAEVMEELKAAPYTEREVRAPHTGVIRFAEIEEGARVTGFTGTWKEIPGTHIATITREKNPCKVLASERGVLQKLYRELDGSFVEAGTPLGVIRHYLTRQEVVSKLLKESLYAFCAPERAKYYFVPDVDKKVKILGCRTVSIHDGMELFIVSRMKREAPLCYSGPAGIIYDVYFDQTRNVDAGSPLIVVCPPEQQSAVEDVVARVQSEWNEGE; encoded by the coding sequence ATGAGAGACATTGCCGAAGTCATGGAGGAACTCAAGGCCGCCCCCTATACGGAAAGGGAGGTCCGCGCGCCGCATACCGGCGTGATCCGTTTCGCTGAAATCGAGGAAGGCGCCCGTGTGACCGGCTTTACCGGTACCTGGAAGGAAATCCCCGGTACCCATATCGCCACCATCACGCGCGAAAAGAACCCCTGCAAGGTGCTGGCTTCCGAACGCGGCGTGCTCCAGAAGCTCTACCGCGAACTCGACGGCTCCTTCGTCGAGGCAGGAACCCCCCTCGGCGTCATCCGCCACTACCTCACCCGGCAGGAAGTCGTCAGCAAGCTCCTCAAGGAAAGCCTCTACGCCTTCTGCGCGCCGGAACGCGCCAAGTACTACTTCGTGCCCGATGTGGACAAGAAGGTTAAAATCCTCGGCTGCCGTACCGTGTCCATTCACGACGGTATGGAGCTGTTCATCGTGTCCCGCATGAAGCGCGAGGCTCCCCTCTGCTACAGCGGCCCCGCAGGCATCATCTACGACGTCTACTTCGACCAGACCAGAAACGTCGACGCCGGCAGCCCCCTCATCGTCGTCTGCCCGCCCGAACAGCAGTCCGCCGTGGAAGACGTCGTCGCCCGCGTCCAGAGCGAATGGAACGAAGGCGAATAA
- a CDS encoding carboxyl transferase domain-containing protein, which produces MEWEKQLHQLSDRLSYLKDIFPGKHEEDIALLESRLDGIRRKLESCSQEEAQAEMTSLEDLFFFIECKLEDKLTPMDKVRIVRHPQRICLRDILENVYDNYTEIGGQGEHTNDPAMVIARAYITRKRHGKVCHQPVLVIGHEKGHGEEFRNGGSAKPWGNAKAKHYMGVAETEGIPIHAYVFTPGGYPLEDYPGAAQQIARNIYEMAGLTVPLIAIFSEGGSGGAEAISLADKRLMLSHGYYSVISPEGAAAIEGRLRGGARASADLVERCAKDLHLTAEDNLKFGYIDKIIQEPVLGARPYHYEFFRTIRQEVIRATDEVVLAARGLAPLRAATLRRFRDRELNLDEISVRWDLSRKARQRLVERRQNKFIKASHRECQNRRSIMGRLGDAWSEQWWEIYNRLIYDFYHRNRRTFANLLDELGSEWEMVKLRAMKPWNRLRRRPVVENTAAEEELTSLSEWEETDRSGWAWVSDKAKEDRAISCPYSAKRGCMDMWAPDLYNEFAGVCSTCGHHFPMEYQWVMNNCFDENSLYEFNTEVEAGNPLSFPGFDEKIAEAKKKTGLKSGCITFEARIDGVQVVVAILVGSFRGGSVGVAEGSKFVAAADRARRKRYPFIVYCHGTAGIRIQEGTHGVIQMPRCTVAVRRYIESGGLYLVLYDTKSYGGPVASFLGCAFYQFAIRSSDIGFAGPGVIKNTTGLDIPPDHHNCYKALSRGHIQGVWDRRDVRANLRQALETMGGRNLYYR; this is translated from the coding sequence ATGGAATGGGAAAAGCAACTGCATCAGCTCTCCGACAGGCTGAGCTACCTCAAGGACATTTTTCCGGGCAAGCATGAGGAAGACATTGCGCTCCTCGAATCCCGGCTCGACGGTATCCGCCGCAAGCTGGAAAGCTGCTCGCAGGAAGAAGCCCAGGCGGAGATGACTTCGCTGGAGGATCTGTTCTTCTTCATCGAATGCAAGCTTGAAGACAAGCTCACCCCCATGGACAAGGTGCGCATCGTGCGTCACCCCCAGCGCATCTGTCTGCGCGACATCCTCGAAAACGTGTACGACAACTACACGGAAATCGGCGGTCAGGGGGAACATACCAACGACCCGGCCATGGTCATTGCCCGCGCCTACATCACGCGCAAGCGTCACGGCAAGGTGTGCCATCAGCCCGTGCTCGTCATCGGCCATGAAAAGGGCCACGGCGAGGAATTCCGCAACGGCGGTTCCGCCAAGCCCTGGGGCAATGCCAAGGCCAAGCACTACATGGGCGTGGCCGAAACCGAAGGCATCCCCATCCACGCCTATGTGTTCACTCCCGGCGGCTATCCGCTGGAAGACTACCCCGGCGCGGCGCAGCAGATCGCCCGCAACATCTACGAAATGGCCGGACTCACCGTGCCGCTCATCGCCATCTTCTCCGAAGGCGGCTCCGGCGGCGCCGAGGCCATTTCCCTGGCCGACAAGCGCCTCATGCTCTCCCACGGTTACTATTCCGTGATTTCCCCCGAGGGCGCGGCCGCCATCGAAGGCCGCCTGCGCGGCGGGGCGCGCGCTTCCGCCGACCTTGTGGAACGCTGCGCCAAAGACCTGCACCTCACCGCCGAAGACAACCTGAAGTTCGGCTACATCGACAAGATCATTCAGGAACCCGTGCTCGGCGCGCGTCCGTATCATTACGAATTCTTCCGCACCATCCGTCAGGAAGTCATCCGCGCCACCGATGAAGTGGTGCTCGCCGCCCGCGGGCTTGCGCCTCTGCGCGCGGCCACGCTCCGCCGCTTCCGCGACAGAGAGCTGAACCTCGACGAAATCTCCGTGCGCTGGGATCTTTCCCGCAAGGCGCGCCAGCGCCTCGTGGAGAGGCGGCAGAACAAGTTCATCAAGGCTTCGCACCGCGAATGCCAGAACCGCCGCTCCATCATGGGCCGCCTCGGCGACGCCTGGTCGGAACAGTGGTGGGAAATCTACAACCGCCTCATTTACGACTTCTATCATCGCAACCGCCGCACCTTCGCCAACCTGCTCGATGAACTCGGTTCCGAATGGGAAATGGTGAAGCTGCGCGCCATGAAGCCCTGGAACAGGCTGCGCCGCAGGCCCGTGGTCGAAAACACCGCCGCCGAAGAGGAACTCACCTCCCTTTCCGAATGGGAAGAGACCGACCGTTCCGGCTGGGCATGGGTGAGCGACAAGGCCAAGGAAGACCGCGCCATCTCCTGCCCCTATTCCGCCAAGCGCGGCTGCATGGACATGTGGGCGCCCGACCTCTACAACGAGTTTGCGGGCGTGTGCTCCACCTGCGGGCATCACTTCCCCATGGAATACCAGTGGGTGATGAACAACTGCTTCGATGAGAACTCCCTCTACGAGTTCAATACCGAAGTGGAGGCGGGCAACCCCCTGTCCTTCCCCGGTTTCGATGAAAAAATCGCCGAAGCCAAGAAGAAGACGGGCCTGAAGAGCGGCTGCATCACCTTTGAGGCACGCATCGACGGCGTGCAGGTGGTGGTCGCCATTCTGGTCGGCTCCTTCCGCGGCGGTTCCGTGGGCGTGGCCGAAGGCTCCAAGTTCGTGGCCGCCGCCGACCGCGCGCGCCGCAAGCGCTACCCCTTCATCGTGTACTGCCACGGCACCGCGGGTATCCGCATTCAGGAAGGCACGCACGGCGTCATTCAGATGCCGCGCTGCACCGTGGCCGTGCGCCGCTACATCGAATCCGGCGGCCTGTACCTCGTTTTGTACGATACCAAGTCCTACGGCGGCCCGGTGGCCAGCTTCCTCGGCTGCGCCTTCTACCAGTTCGCCATCCGTTCTTCCGACATCGGCTTCGCCGGGCCGGGCGTCATCAAGAACACCACCGGACTCGATATTCCGCCGGATCATCACAACTGCTACAAGGCCCTTTCCCGCGGGCACATTCAGGGCGTGTGGGACCGCCGCGACGTGCGCGCCAACCTGCGCCAGGCCCTCGAAACCATGGGCGGCCGCAACCTTTACTATCGCTAG